The region CCACCAGTTATTTTAGACATTTCTTTTTCTGCTAATTCTTCTGCTTGTCTCATAGCTTCTTTTACAGCTGATACTATTAAATCTTCTAGCATTTCTTTATCTTCTACAGCTTCTTTTACTATTTCTTCAGATAAATTTATGCTTACTAATTCTTTTTGTCCATTTACTTTAGCTACAACTGCTCCACCACCAACTGATGCTTCTACTTCTTTTTCTTTTAAC is a window of Hypnocyclicus thermotrophus DNA encoding:
- a CDS encoding YbaB/EbfC family nucleoid-associated protein, which translates into the protein MVRKIKTKNSSKNILKQAQEMQQQMLKVQEELKEKEVEASVGGGAVVAKVNGQKELVSINLSEEIVKEAVEDKEMLEDLIVSAVKEAMRQAEELAEKEMSKITGGIEIPGLI